The following coding sequences lie in one Flavobacterium sediminis genomic window:
- a CDS encoding NAD(P)H-dependent oxidoreductase, giving the protein MNFLECMKLRYTTKKYDSGVKLDTEKIQEIEKILHLSPSSLNSQPWKFTIVSDQKIKEALAPFSFHNKEKVEDCSHLIVFSMLDNIELFEKQMAEYLPEYAVTYYNIHIKPLGIAYTKNWMDQQVHIALGVLLSACATMNIDTTPMGGIEPEKYDEILETSNDYKTLFAVALGKRSGEDRNQPSITPKKRLPIEKVISKK; this is encoded by the coding sequence ATGAATTTTCTAGAATGTATGAAATTGCGTTATACGACTAAGAAGTATGATTCAGGGGTAAAACTTGACACTGAAAAAATACAAGAAATTGAAAAAATTTTACATTTGAGTCCTTCTTCCCTTAACAGTCAACCTTGGAAATTTACCATTGTTTCTGATCAAAAAATAAAAGAAGCGCTGGCTCCTTTTTCTTTTCACAACAAAGAGAAGGTTGAAGATTGTAGTCATTTGATCGTTTTCAGTATGCTTGATAATATTGAATTATTTGAAAAGCAAATGGCTGAGTATTTACCTGAATACGCTGTAACTTACTACAATATCCATATTAAACCACTCGGTATAGCTTACACAAAAAACTGGATGGATCAGCAAGTACATATTGCTTTAGGTGTATTACTCAGTGCCTGTGCAACTATGAATATTGATACCACTCCTATGGGAGGAATAGAACCTGAAAAATATGATGAAATATTAGAAACTTCAAATGATTACAAAACCTTATTTGCAGTTGCACTCGGAAAAAGAAGCGGTGAAGACAGAAATCAACCTTCAATCACTCCGAAAAAGCGTTTACCAATTGAAAAAGTCATCTCAAAAAAATAA
- a CDS encoding rhomboid family intramembrane serine protease, giving the protein MKRIVREHQFKFTASVILLPLVFVFAMWLVFWVEMKFNVNFHHYGIYPREWFGLKGVLLSPFLHSDFQHITNNSLALLVLLAMLQYFYKAQTVAVLFLGILFSGFGTWLLGRPSYHIGASGLIYVLVSFIFFKGIFTKYYRLMAVSFVVVLLYGGMVWYMFPEVDQSVSWEGHLSGFLTGLSMALLIKTPQFGKPMHYEWEHPDFNPEKDKFMRNFDENGNFNPPPKIVLAEEEDSLKNYFSSSIKVIYEFLGFKKETKR; this is encoded by the coding sequence ATGAAACGTATTGTGAGAGAACATCAATTCAAATTTACGGCTTCGGTAATCTTGTTGCCGTTAGTTTTTGTATTTGCAATGTGGTTGGTTTTTTGGGTGGAAATGAAATTTAACGTTAATTTCCATCATTACGGGATTTACCCCAGAGAGTGGTTCGGACTAAAAGGAGTGTTGTTAAGTCCGTTTCTACATTCCGATTTTCAACATATCACAAATAATTCTTTAGCCCTTTTGGTTTTGTTAGCCATGCTTCAGTATTTTTATAAAGCACAAACAGTAGCGGTTCTTTTTTTAGGGATTCTTTTTTCCGGATTCGGAACGTGGCTTTTAGGCCGTCCCAGTTATCATATAGGTGCCAGTGGGTTGATCTATGTTTTGGTAAGTTTTATCTTTTTTAAAGGTATATTTACTAAATATTATAGACTTATGGCGGTTTCTTTTGTGGTAGTATTGCTCTACGGAGGAATGGTTTGGTACATGTTTCCGGAAGTAGATCAGTCTGTTTCCTGGGAAGGGCATTTAAGTGGGTTTCTAACGGGTTTGTCTATGGCGCTTTTGATTAAAACACCTCAATTCGGAAAACCAATGCATTACGAATGGGAGCATCCTGATTTTAATCCGGAGAAAGATAAATTTATGCGAAATTTTGATGAAAACGGCAATTTTAATCCGCCGCCAAAAATTGTGTTAGCAGAGGAAGAAGATTCGCTAAAAAATTATTTTTCGTCTTCTATTAAGGTAATTTATGAGTTTTTGGGGTTTAAAAAAGAGACAAAAAGATAA
- a CDS encoding Hsp20/alpha crystallin family protein: MSLIKWKNNDFFPAFEGLFGDFFNDDFYKKGLQLGTTVPAVNVKETDNGYQLDVAVPGVKKEDIKVNLDNGILTISSESEHEDESKEGEKVTRKEYSYSSFSRSFSLPDNANEGEIDAEYKDGVLKINILKTAPNHVEKTRLIEVK; encoded by the coding sequence ATGTCATTAATAAAATGGAAAAATAATGATTTTTTTCCTGCTTTTGAAGGATTGTTCGGAGATTTCTTTAATGATGATTTTTATAAAAAAGGACTCCAATTGGGAACTACAGTTCCGGCTGTAAATGTGAAAGAAACGGATAATGGATATCAATTAGATGTCGCAGTTCCGGGGGTAAAAAAAGAAGATATTAAAGTGAATTTAGACAATGGTATTTTAACCATTTCTTCTGAATCAGAACATGAAGATGAAAGTAAGGAAGGAGAAAAAGTAACGCGTAAAGAATACAGCTATAGTTCTTTTTCCAGAAGTTTTTCTTTACCGGATAATGCTAATGAAGGTGAAATTGATGCTGAATACAAAGACGGGGTTTTGAAAATTAATATTCTGAAAACTGCCCCTAATCACGTTGAAAAAACACGATTGATTGAAGTGAAGTAA